Proteins encoded by one window of Halococcus hamelinensis 100A6:
- a CDS encoding nicotinamide-nucleotide adenylyltransferase, whose translation MRRGFYIGRFQPYHDGHHRMVEHIASEVDELVLGIGSADDSHTRHDPFTAGERIMMVTKSLADSDLVIYPVPIEDLNRNAVWVSHVRSMSPTFDVAYSNNPLVVQLFSEAGVEVQQSPMFDREKLEGSEIRERMIVEAGWRELVPPAVVDIVEEIDGVERIQRVSDTDGAAAQPNPSGSTDPE comes from the coding sequence ATGAGACGGGGCTTTTACATCGGCCGATTCCAGCCCTACCACGACGGCCATCACCGGATGGTCGAACACATCGCGAGCGAGGTCGACGAACTCGTGCTCGGGATCGGGAGCGCCGACGACTCCCACACCCGCCACGACCCCTTCACCGCTGGCGAGCGGATCATGATGGTCACGAAGTCGCTCGCCGACTCGGATCTCGTGATCTATCCGGTGCCGATCGAGGACCTCAACCGTAACGCGGTCTGGGTCTCGCACGTCCGGAGCATGTCGCCGACCTTCGACGTCGCCTACTCCAACAACCCGCTCGTCGTCCAGTTGTTCTCGGAGGCCGGTGTGGAGGTCCAGCAGTCGCCGATGTTCGATCGCGAGAAGCTCGAAGGCTCCGAGATCAGAGAACGGATGATAGTCGAGGCGGGCTGGCGCGAACTCGTCCCGCCCGCCGTGGTCGACATCGTCGAGGAGATCGACGGTGTCGAGCGCATCCAGCGCGTCAGCGACACCGACGGGGCCGCCGCACAGCCCAACCCAAGCGGCTCCACCGACCCCGAGTAA
- the lonB gene encoding ATP-dependent protease LonB, translated as MSNEMDADDAFPTQSEAESESDPEAEDAPFEEDLGSDIAEAAIIEENEDGLLGGLDIESTDDIEIPDRLVDQVIGQDHARDVVLKAAKQRRHVMMIGTPGTGKSMLAKAMSQLLPKEDLQDVLVYHNPDDGNAPKVRTVPAGKGEQIIDAHKEEAQKRNQMRQFLMWIIIAIVLGYSFLIANQLLIGGVLAVLIYLAFKYSSRSTDAMIPNLLINAAEDQTAPFEDATGAHAGALLGDVRHDPFQSGGMETPSHDRVEAGAIHKANKGVLFVDEINTLDIRNQQKLMTAIQEREFSITGQSERSSGAMVQTEPVPTDFIMIAAGNLDAMENMHPALRSRIKGYGYEVYMDDTIEDEPEMRRKYSRFVAQEVEKDGRLPHFTRKAVEEVILEARRRAGRKGHLTLKMRDLGGLVRVAGDIARAEDAEHTTRDHVLQAKRRSRSIEQQLADTFMERRKDYEMTVAQGEVVGRINGLAVMGEDSGIVLPVMAEVTPSQGPGGVIATGQLKEMAEEAVQNVSAIIKKFSDQNISEKDIHIQFVQVGEGGVDGDSASITVAAAVISALENVPVDQNLAMTGSLSVRGDVLPVGGVTHKIEAAAKAGLERVIIPAANEQDVMIEDEYEDQIEIIPVSHISEVLEVALAGEGEKDGLVDRLKSITGQALDRQPVNQQGSGSPRPQ; from the coding sequence ATGAGTAATGAAATGGACGCCGACGACGCGTTCCCGACCCAGTCGGAGGCGGAGTCGGAGTCGGACCCTGAGGCGGAGGACGCGCCGTTCGAGGAGGACCTCGGAAGCGACATCGCCGAGGCGGCGATCATCGAGGAGAACGAGGACGGGCTGCTCGGCGGTCTCGATATCGAGTCGACCGACGACATCGAGATCCCGGACCGCCTCGTCGACCAGGTCATCGGGCAGGACCACGCCCGCGACGTGGTGTTGAAGGCCGCGAAGCAGCGCCGCCACGTCATGATGATCGGCACGCCCGGCACGGGGAAGTCGATGCTGGCGAAGGCGATGAGCCAGCTCCTCCCGAAGGAGGACCTCCAGGACGTGCTGGTGTACCACAACCCCGACGACGGCAACGCGCCGAAGGTCAGAACCGTTCCGGCCGGGAAGGGCGAACAGATCATCGACGCCCACAAGGAGGAGGCCCAAAAGCGCAACCAGATGCGCCAGTTCCTGATGTGGATCATCATCGCCATCGTGCTGGGCTACTCCTTCCTGATCGCGAACCAGCTCCTGATCGGTGGCGTGCTCGCGGTCCTGATCTACCTCGCCTTCAAGTACAGTTCGCGGAGCACGGACGCCATGATCCCGAACCTGCTGATCAACGCCGCCGAGGACCAGACCGCGCCGTTCGAGGACGCGACGGGTGCCCACGCCGGCGCGCTGCTCGGCGACGTCCGCCACGACCCGTTCCAGTCGGGCGGGATGGAGACGCCGAGCCACGACCGCGTCGAGGCCGGCGCGATCCACAAGGCCAACAAGGGCGTGCTGTTCGTCGACGAGATCAACACGCTCGACATCCGCAACCAGCAGAAGCTGATGACCGCGATCCAGGAACGGGAGTTCTCGATCACCGGCCAGTCCGAACGCAGTTCGGGCGCGATGGTCCAGACCGAACCCGTCCCGACGGACTTCATCATGATCGCGGCGGGCAACCTCGACGCGATGGAGAACATGCACCCCGCGCTGCGCTCGCGGATCAAGGGCTACGGCTACGAGGTCTACATGGACGACACCATCGAGGACGAACCCGAGATGCGCCGGAAGTACTCGCGGTTCGTGGCCCAGGAGGTCGAGAAGGACGGCCGCCTGCCCCACTTCACCCGGAAGGCGGTCGAGGAGGTCATCCTCGAAGCCCGCCGCCGTGCGGGCCGGAAGGGCCACCTCACGCTCAAGATGCGTGACCTGGGTGGTCTCGTCCGGGTCGCGGGCGACATCGCCCGCGCCGAGGACGCGGAACACACCACCCGCGACCACGTGCTCCAGGCCAAGCGCCGCTCGCGCTCGATCGAACAGCAGCTCGCGGACACGTTCATGGAGCGCCGGAAGGACTACGAGATGACGGTGGCCCAGGGCGAGGTCGTCGGCCGTATCAACGGCCTCGCCGTGATGGGCGAGGACTCGGGCATCGTCCTGCCCGTGATGGCCGAGGTCACGCCTTCGCAGGGTCCCGGCGGCGTGATCGCCACCGGCCAGCTCAAGGAGATGGCCGAGGAAGCCGTCCAGAACGTCTCGGCGATCATCAAGAAGTTCTCGGACCAGAACATCTCCGAGAAGGACATCCACATCCAGTTCGTGCAGGTGGGTGAGGGCGGCGTCGACGGCGACTCCGCATCCATCACGGTGGCCGCGGCGGTCATCAGCGCGCTCGAGAACGTCCCGGTCGACCAGAACCTCGCGATGACCGGGTCGCTCTCGGTCCGGGGCGACGTACTGCCCGTCGGCGGCGTGACCCACAAGATCGAGGCCGCCGCGAAGGCGGGGCTCGAACGCGTCATCATCCCGGCGGCGAACGAACAGGACGTGATGATCGAGGACGAGTACGAGGACCAGATCGAGATCATCCCGGTCTCGCACATCTCGGAAGTCCTCGAAGTCGCCCTCGCCGGCGAGGGCGAGAAGGACGGGCTGGTCGACCGCCTCAAGTCCATCACGGGCCAGGCGCTCGACCGCCAGCCGGTCAACCAGCAGGGCTCCGGCAGCCCGAGACCGCAGTAG
- the thsA gene encoding thermosome subunit alpha produces the protein MGGQPMFILSEDTERTRGQDAQSSNITAGKAVSEAVRTTLGPRGMDKMLVSDAGDVVITNDGATILGEMDIEHPAAQMIVEVAETQEDEVGDGTTTAAVLSGQLLAKAESLLDDDVHPTTIVEGYNEAAVLAREAVEELVLDADDLDDDRLRAVARTSMTGKGTGDVNADALAETVVDAVRQVESDDGVAREEIAVRTQTGAASSATELVEGVISEEERVREDMPTGVEDASIAVLDVEFDIRESSVDAEYDVTNIDQLNAALDAEESQFKQYAEKLADLDVDVAFVTESIEDRAAAYLAEEGILAFESVGDDEAKSITQVTGASRVGAIDDLESDDLGNAESVSVESYGDDDLAFVEGGAAAESVTVFARGSTDHVTDELERALNDGLDVVTAALDAGGVVPGGGASEIAIADHIRGRAASIEGRRQLAVEAFADAIDVLPRTLAENTGMDPIDALVDLRSRHDSEGRAGIISEGQTGQVTDPVEAGVFDPAAVKYEALESATEAATMIVRIDDVISADN, from the coding sequence ATGGGTGGACAGCCGATGTTCATCCTGAGCGAGGACACGGAGCGCACCCGCGGACAGGACGCCCAGAGTTCGAACATCACCGCCGGCAAGGCGGTCTCGGAGGCGGTACGCACGACGCTCGGCCCGCGCGGCATGGACAAGATGCTGGTCTCGGACGCCGGCGACGTCGTCATCACCAACGACGGCGCGACGATCCTCGGCGAGATGGACATCGAGCATCCCGCCGCCCAGATGATCGTCGAGGTCGCCGAGACCCAGGAGGACGAGGTCGGCGACGGGACGACGACGGCGGCCGTGCTCTCGGGCCAGCTGCTCGCGAAGGCCGAGAGCCTGCTCGACGACGACGTCCACCCGACCACGATCGTCGAGGGCTACAACGAGGCCGCCGTGCTGGCTCGCGAGGCGGTCGAGGAGCTCGTGCTCGACGCCGACGACCTCGACGACGACCGGCTCCGGGCCGTGGCCCGCACCTCGATGACCGGGAAGGGCACCGGCGACGTGAACGCGGACGCACTGGCCGAGACGGTCGTCGACGCCGTTCGCCAGGTCGAGAGCGACGACGGCGTCGCTCGTGAGGAGATCGCCGTCCGAACCCAGACCGGGGCGGCCTCCAGCGCCACCGAACTCGTCGAGGGGGTCATCTCGGAGGAGGAGCGCGTCCGCGAGGACATGCCGACCGGTGTGGAGGACGCCTCGATCGCGGTGCTCGACGTCGAGTTCGACATCCGCGAGTCGAGCGTCGACGCCGAGTACGACGTCACGAACATCGACCAGCTCAACGCCGCGCTCGACGCCGAGGAGAGCCAGTTCAAGCAGTACGCCGAGAAGCTCGCCGACCTCGACGTCGACGTCGCGTTCGTCACCGAGAGCATCGAGGACCGCGCGGCGGCCTACCTCGCCGAGGAGGGCATCCTCGCGTTCGAGTCGGTCGGCGACGACGAGGCGAAGTCCATCACGCAGGTCACCGGCGCGAGCCGCGTCGGCGCGATCGACGACCTCGAAAGCGACGACCTCGGGAACGCCGAGTCGGTGAGCGTCGAGTCCTACGGCGACGACGACCTCGCGTTCGTCGAGGGCGGCGCGGCCGCGGAGTCCGTCACCGTCTTCGCCCGCGGTAGCACCGACCACGTCACCGACGAACTCGAACGCGCGCTCAACGACGGCCTCGACGTCGTCACCGCCGCGCTCGACGCCGGCGGTGTCGTCCCCGGCGGCGGTGCCTCCGAGATCGCGATCGCCGACCACATCCGCGGCCGCGCGGCGAGCATCGAGGGCCGTCGCCAGCTCGCGGTCGAGGCGTTCGCCGACGCGATCGACGTCCTGCCCCGGACGCTCGCCGAGAACACCGGGATGGACCCGATCGACGCGCTCGTCGACCTCCGCTCGCGTCACGACAGCGAGGGCCGTGCGGGGATCATCTCCGAGGGCCAGACCGGCCAGGTCACCGACCCCGTCGAGGCCGGCGTCTTCGACCCCGCGGCCGTGAAGTACGAGGCGCTCGAATCCGCCACCGAGGCCGCGACGATGATCGTCCGGATCGACGACGTGATCTCGGCCGACAACTGA
- a CDS encoding CaiB/BaiF CoA transferase family protein: MTGEAREAEGETGPLDGLTVLDASRVLAGPFCTMQLGDLGAEVIKVERLDGGDQTRGWQPPSYGESDESAYYMSINRNKRSIALNLASEDGRDVFRQLAREADILVENFRVGKMDEWDLGYDDLAESNPDLVYCSLSGYGEWGPDADRPAYDIIMQAEGGLMSITGEEGRTPVRVGVALADIGAGMYATQGILAALLEREVGDSGGQKVDISLFDGQVAWMTYMASNYFATGDPPTRMGSRHPTIAPYQAFETRDSYVVVAVGSEAIWTRFCAALDREDLANDDRFSTNADRVANRDALDSLLADEFAEYETEELLSVFDDHDVPASDVHDMADVFETPQVEARGMHREVAHPTAGTVEMPGSPMHFSNTPTTVRRYPPRLGEHTRELLGEAGYDGEAIEDLVEDDIVAPLDE, from the coding sequence ATGACCGGCGAGGCGCGCGAGGCCGAGGGCGAGACCGGCCCGCTCGACGGGCTCACGGTACTCGACGCCTCGCGGGTACTCGCGGGGCCGTTCTGTACGATGCAGCTCGGCGACCTCGGCGCGGAGGTCATCAAGGTCGAACGACTCGACGGCGGCGACCAGACGCGAGGGTGGCAACCCCCGTCCTACGGGGAGAGCGACGAGAGCGCCTACTACATGAGCATCAACCGGAACAAGCGCTCGATCGCGCTCAATCTCGCTTCCGAGGACGGCCGCGACGTGTTTCGGCAGCTCGCGCGCGAGGCCGACATCCTCGTCGAGAACTTCCGGGTCGGGAAGATGGACGAGTGGGACCTCGGCTACGACGACCTCGCCGAATCGAACCCGGACCTCGTCTACTGTTCGCTCTCGGGCTACGGCGAGTGGGGACCCGATGCGGACCGCCCGGCCTACGACATCATCATGCAGGCCGAGGGTGGGCTGATGAGCATCACTGGGGAGGAGGGCCGAACCCCAGTACGAGTGGGGGTCGCGCTCGCCGACATCGGTGCGGGGATGTACGCGACGCAGGGCATCCTCGCGGCGCTGCTCGAACGCGAGGTCGGCGATAGCGGCGGGCAGAAGGTCGACATCAGCCTCTTCGACGGCCAGGTGGCCTGGATGACCTACATGGCCTCGAACTACTTCGCGACCGGCGACCCGCCGACCAGGATGGGCAGCCGACATCCGACCATCGCGCCGTACCAGGCCTTCGAGACACGGGACAGCTACGTCGTGGTCGCGGTCGGCTCCGAAGCCATCTGGACGCGCTTCTGTGCCGCGCTCGACCGTGAAGACCTCGCGAACGACGACCGTTTTTCGACCAACGCCGACCGGGTGGCGAACCGCGACGCGCTCGATTCCCTACTGGCCGACGAGTTCGCCGAGTACGAAACCGAGGAACTCCTCTCGGTGTTCGACGACCACGACGTGCCCGCGAGCGACGTCCACGACATGGCCGACGTCTTCGAGACGCCGCAGGTCGAGGCGCGGGGGATGCACCGCGAGGTCGCCCATCCCACGGCGGGCACGGTCGAGATGCCGGGCAGCCCGATGCATTTCTCGAACACCCCGACGACCGTTCGTCGGTATCCGCCGCGGCTCGGCGAACACACCCGCGAACTCCTCGGTGAAGCGGGCTACGACGGGGAAGCGATCGAGGATCTGGTCGAGGACGATATCGTCGCGCCGCTCGACGAGTAG
- a CDS encoding ABC transporter ATP-binding protein, whose amino-acid sequence MTDDDPLRTDGGTLVERGESAGLTDEPDVPADRDPTLECEEVVLGYPEGEPVIDGESVSIPQGCVTALVGPNGSGKSTLLRGLSNQLTPDDGVVRLDGRAIQNLDTKELARKLGLLSQENVSPSSITVEDLVLHGRYPHRGFFDSLTDEDECAVADALSLAGVDHLRDREVGGLSGGQKQLAWIAMVLAQDTDVLLLDEPTTFLDLHHQLEVMEIIETLKADSEVTIVLVLHDIDQAARYADHVLALDDGSIYARGPPEEVITEDLLHDVFGVAATVERTDRGPRVTAHNAVHDADGNDLNTPPK is encoded by the coding sequence ATGACCGACGACGACCCGCTCCGGACGGACGGCGGCACGCTCGTCGAGCGTGGCGAATCGGCTGGGCTCACGGACGAACCCGACGTTCCCGCCGACCGGGACCCAACGCTCGAATGCGAGGAGGTCGTGCTCGGCTATCCCGAGGGTGAGCCGGTCATCGACGGCGAGTCGGTCTCGATCCCGCAGGGCTGCGTGACGGCGCTGGTCGGCCCGAACGGCTCGGGCAAGAGCACGCTCCTCCGGGGGCTCTCGAACCAGCTCACACCCGACGACGGCGTCGTCAGGCTCGACGGGCGGGCGATACAGAACCTCGACACCAAGGAGCTCGCGCGGAAGCTCGGGTTGCTCTCACAGGAGAACGTCTCGCCGTCGAGCATCACGGTCGAGGACCTCGTGCTCCACGGCCGGTACCCCCACCGTGGCTTCTTCGACTCGCTGACCGACGAGGACGAGTGTGCCGTCGCGGACGCGCTCAGCCTCGCGGGCGTCGACCACCTCAGGGACCGCGAGGTCGGCGGGCTCTCCGGCGGCCAGAAACAGCTCGCGTGGATCGCGATGGTACTCGCCCAGGACACCGACGTCCTCCTGCTCGACGAGCCGACGACCTTCCTCGACCTCCACCACCAGCTCGAAGTCATGGAGATCATCGAGACCCTGAAGGCCGACTCCGAGGTCACGATCGTCCTCGTCCTGCACGACATCGACCAGGCCGCCCGGTACGCGGACCACGTGCTCGCGCTCGACGACGGGTCGATCTACGCCCGCGGCCCCCCCGAGGAGGTCATCACCGAGGACCTCCTCCACGACGTCTTCGGGGTCGCGGCCACCGTCGAACGCACCGACCGCGGCCCACGGGTCACCGCGCACAACGCGGTCCACGACGCCGACGGCAACGACCTGAACACACCGCCGAAGTAG
- a CDS encoding SAM hydrolase/SAM-dependent halogenase family protein — translation MITLSSDFGSPYPAAMKGVILDRTDARLVDVAHDFPRQDVRTTAFWLREVLPTFPPAVHLVVVDPGVGTDRAALVVRAGDHALVGPDNGVLVPAARRLAGEGAELEAFAIESDAASATFHGRDVFAPAAAAVHEVGTDAIESLDGYEPVDDIESLTFPEPAVDDGTANGEILVVDGFGNAVTNVPGTVLDGRFGEAIELDGESVRVERSYAHVEPGERLVTVGSHENVELAVNQGRGAEAFGVGVGDDVVLTR, via the coding sequence GTGATCACGCTGAGCTCCGATTTCGGCTCGCCCTACCCGGCGGCGATGAAGGGCGTGATCCTCGATCGAACGGACGCACGGCTCGTCGACGTCGCCCACGACTTTCCACGGCAGGACGTTCGCACGACCGCCTTCTGGCTCCGCGAGGTGCTCCCCACCTTCCCGCCCGCCGTCCACCTCGTGGTGGTCGACCCGGGCGTCGGCACCGACCGCGCGGCGCTCGTGGTGCGTGCCGGCGACCACGCACTCGTCGGGCCCGACAACGGCGTGCTCGTGCCCGCCGCCCGACGGCTCGCCGGGGAGGGAGCCGAACTGGAGGCGTTCGCGATCGAGTCCGACGCCGCGAGCGCGACGTTTCATGGACGTGATGTGTTCGCGCCCGCCGCGGCGGCGGTCCACGAGGTCGGTACCGACGCCATCGAGAGCCTCGACGGCTACGAGCCGGTCGACGACATCGAGTCGCTGACGTTTCCCGAACCGGCGGTCGACGACGGAACCGCGAACGGCGAGATCCTCGTGGTGGACGGCTTCGGGAACGCGGTCACGAACGTTCCAGGAACCGTGCTCGACGGCCGATTCGGCGAGGCGATCGAACTCGATGGCGAGTCGGTGCGGGTCGAGCGGTCGTACGCCCACGTCGAGCCCGGTGAACGGCTCGTCACCGTGGGCAGCCACGAGAACGTCGAGCTCGCGGTGAATCAAGGAAGGGGTGCGGAGGCGTTCGGCGTCGGGGTCGGCGACGACGTGGTACTCACCCGGTGA
- a CDS encoding SAM-dependent methyltransferase — MEYDELQERYGREDFYWGTEPNDFARRAADHAPKNGTVVDIGAGEGRDAVYFAERGFDVVAVDIASNGLEKAERLADERGVEIRTRVGDINTFELHDSVDVIYSIGTIQYLHPNGRRERFEQLRRRTNGGGIHALFAFVSHPEVPLAPDWSENEHRYEQGELDSYYSDWVRLGGETIVFEDDSGGEPHRHAAEQALYRKP; from the coding sequence ATGGAGTACGACGAACTTCAAGAGCGCTACGGCCGCGAGGACTTCTACTGGGGAACGGAGCCGAACGACTTCGCTCGCAGAGCCGCAGACCACGCACCGAAGAACGGAACCGTCGTCGACATCGGTGCGGGGGAGGGACGCGACGCCGTCTACTTCGCCGAACGGGGATTCGACGTGGTAGCGGTCGATATCGCTTCGAACGGGCTCGAGAAGGCCGAACGACTCGCCGACGAGCGCGGTGTCGAGATCCGTACGCGCGTCGGCGACATCAACACGTTCGAGCTCCACGACTCGGTGGACGTGATCTACTCGATCGGGACGATCCAGTATCTCCACCCGAACGGACGGCGCGAGCGGTTCGAGCAGCTACGACGACGGACGAACGGGGGTGGTATCCACGCGCTGTTCGCGTTCGTCTCCCATCCCGAGGTCCCGCTCGCGCCGGACTGGAGCGAAAACGAGCACCGCTACGAGCAGGGCGAACTCGACTCGTACTACTCCGATTGGGTGCGTCTCGGTGGCGAGACGATCGTCTTCGAGGACGATTCGGGTGGCGAGCCACATCGACACGCCGCAGAACAGGCACTCTACCGGAAGCCCTGA
- a CDS encoding glycosyltransferase family 2 protein, with product MQLSVVVPTLNARRRLVACLDALAAVTPESEVVVVNGPSADGTTGIVREREDVDVLVEVADRNVNVMRNAGIEHASGDRIALVGQGRTVDPGWLAALADGFTGDHVHPRNHTFAEGYSLPERSSIGAVTGPTLPTEGPAPETRAIAGREVTYFDGFNVAFSREALDALDGFDEYLETGGSRDLAHRLAAAGYDVAWRDGMAVRRGVKAPQRGDPGTPVPHALSDGGQAERDWYWKYRALAYRLAKNYGLRPTTARRLLSHAGSDAATELRDIVRGEATPSGWAATGRDVITGTARGQAGGVLARWRDRGRRNPRGVSSRSDRAVAVYDRR from the coding sequence ATGCAGCTTTCGGTGGTCGTGCCGACGCTCAACGCTCGGCGACGGCTCGTGGCGTGTCTCGACGCGCTCGCTGCGGTGACCCCCGAGAGCGAGGTGGTCGTCGTCAACGGCCCGTCGGCCGACGGAACCACCGGTATCGTACGCGAACGCGAGGACGTCGACGTGCTGGTGGAGGTCGCCGACCGGAACGTCAACGTGATGCGCAACGCCGGGATCGAACACGCGAGCGGCGACCGGATCGCGCTCGTCGGCCAGGGTCGCACGGTCGACCCGGGCTGGCTCGCCGCGCTCGCCGATGGATTCACCGGCGACCACGTCCACCCGCGAAACCACACGTTCGCCGAGGGCTACTCGCTCCCCGAACGCTCCTCGATAGGGGCGGTCACGGGTCCCACGCTGCCGACCGAGGGCCCGGCCCCCGAGACCCGCGCCATCGCGGGCCGGGAGGTGACCTACTTCGACGGCTTCAACGTGGCGTTCTCGCGGGAGGCGCTCGACGCGCTCGACGGCTTCGACGAGTACCTCGAAACCGGCGGCTCGCGCGACCTCGCCCACCGGCTCGCCGCCGCCGGCTACGACGTTGCCTGGCGCGACGGCATGGCGGTCCGCCGGGGCGTGAAAGCCCCACAGCGTGGCGACCCGGGGACACCCGTGCCGCACGCGCTCTCGGACGGCGGGCAGGCCGAGCGCGACTGGTACTGGAAGTACCGGGCGCTCGCCTATCGCCTCGCCAAGAACTACGGGCTCCGCCCGACCACGGCGCGACGGTTGTTGAGCCACGCGGGGAGCGACGCCGCCACCGAGCTCCGCGACATCGTCCGGGGCGAGGCGACCCCCTCCGGCTGGGCCGCCACCGGCCGGGACGTGATAACGGGCACCGCCCGGGGGCAAGCGGGGGGCGTGCTCGCCCGGTGGCGCGACCGGGGCCGCCGGAACCCCCGCGGGGTCTCCTCGCGGTCGGACCGCGCGGTGGCGGTCTACGACCGCCGGTGA
- a CDS encoding aminotransferase class III-fold pyridoxal phosphate-dependent enzyme, whose translation MNRETAEPRVDDLPGKRAREWVEYHTERAAPSTYVYDFVWDRTAPAEGPFCTDVDGNVLLDFTSHVGAAPLGYNNPLILDPMREFDLVDPLKIAGQDFYVSGGGSPENPDLPGPTGLMDRLLDVTSQYGMDKVFLSNSGAEAVENAIKICYDHTKGKYGITTEGAFHGRTLGALSLNRSKSVYRRDYPEIPSVHTIPFCDDRHCEAETCSCGFFGGGTTGLERMVGPGGFVDPDDVAYLILEPIQGEGGYRLPSEAFMNEVAQVCETHDLTLVADEIQSGMGRTGEMWAADHYPIEPDVITAAKGLRVGATISRSDVFPEERGRISSTWGAGDVIASLQGALTLDAIHEHDLLHNATERGRQFVEYLSDADPEGVVDVRGKGLMLAVEFDTPERRDDVLGAAFERGLLTLACGRKALRILPPLDVTPREIDLGVSLLCEAIE comes from the coding sequence ATGAACCGCGAGACGGCGGAACCGCGGGTGGACGACCTCCCGGGGAAACGGGCCCGCGAGTGGGTCGAGTACCACACCGAGCGCGCCGCGCCGAGCACCTACGTCTACGATTTCGTCTGGGACCGCACCGCCCCCGCCGAGGGCCCCTTCTGCACCGACGTCGACGGCAACGTCCTCCTCGACTTCACGAGCCACGTCGGAGCCGCACCGCTCGGCTACAACAACCCCCTGATCCTCGACCCGATGCGCGAGTTCGACCTCGTCGACCCGCTCAAGATCGCGGGCCAGGACTTCTACGTCAGCGGCGGCGGGTCGCCCGAGAACCCCGACCTCCCGGGCCCCACGGGGTTGATGGACCGCCTGCTCGACGTCACCTCGCAGTACGGGATGGACAAGGTCTTCCTCTCGAACAGCGGGGCCGAAGCCGTCGAGAACGCGATCAAGATCTGCTACGACCACACGAAGGGGAAGTACGGGATCACCACCGAGGGCGCGTTCCACGGCCGGACGCTCGGCGCGCTCTCGCTCAACCGCTCGAAGTCGGTCTACCGCCGCGACTACCCCGAGATACCGAGCGTTCACACGATCCCGTTCTGCGACGACCGGCACTGTGAGGCCGAGACGTGTTCGTGTGGCTTCTTCGGGGGCGGGACGACGGGGCTCGAACGGATGGTCGGTCCCGGCGGGTTCGTCGACCCCGACGACGTGGCCTACCTGATACTCGAACCGATCCAGGGCGAGGGCGGCTATCGCCTCCCGAGCGAGGCCTTCATGAACGAGGTCGCGCAGGTGTGTGAGACCCACGACCTCACGCTGGTCGCCGACGAGATCCAGTCGGGGATGGGACGAACGGGCGAGATGTGGGCCGCCGACCACTACCCGATCGAACCCGACGTGATCACCGCCGCGAAGGGGCTGCGGGTCGGGGCGACGATCTCCCGCTCGGACGTCTTCCCCGAGGAACGCGGCCGGATCTCCTCGACCTGGGGGGCGGGCGACGTCATCGCTTCGCTCCAGGGCGCGCTCACGCTCGACGCCATCCACGAACACGACCTCCTCCACAACGCGACCGAACGCGGTCGACAGTTCGTGGAGTACCTCTCGGACGCCGACCCGGAGGGGGTCGTCGACGTTCGCGGCAAGGGCCTGATGCTCGCGGTCGAGTTCGACACTCCCGAGCGCCGCGACGACGTTCTGGGGGCGGCGTTCGAACGCGGTCTGCTGACGCTCGCCTGCGGGCGGAAGGCGCTCCGGATCCTCCCGCCGCTCGACGTGACGCCCCGCGAGATCGACCTCGGCGTGAGCCTGCTGTGTGAGGCGATCGAGTAA
- a CDS encoding pyridoxamine 5'-phosphate oxidase family protein: MRDDADGRPGSDGERDLQERFGTKARALAFYDGSVHDRLNDVMTAFVRERIMFFLSTADSEGNTDCSPRIGPRGFVTVLDDRHLAYPEFRGNGVQASLGNIHENPHATFLFVDWWDTTVGLHVNGEATLHDEVDGAHDPTDVNRTKTWVELEIEEAYIHCAKHVPRLSIEEFDPPWGTDDPSAKRTGFFADID; the protein is encoded by the coding sequence ATGCGCGACGACGCCGACGGTCGCCCGGGAAGCGACGGCGAACGCGACCTCCAGGAGCGGTTCGGCACGAAGGCCCGCGCGCTCGCGTTCTACGACGGCAGCGTCCACGACCGGCTCAACGACGTGATGACGGCGTTCGTCCGCGAGCGGATCATGTTCTTCCTCTCGACGGCCGACAGCGAGGGCAACACCGACTGTTCGCCCCGGATCGGTCCCCGGGGCTTCGTGACGGTGCTCGACGACCGCCACCTCGCCTACCCCGAGTTCCGGGGCAACGGGGTCCAGGCCTCGCTCGGCAACATCCACGAGAACCCCCACGCGACCTTTCTGTTCGTCGATTGGTGGGATACGACGGTGGGGCTCCACGTCAACGGCGAAGCGACGCTCCACGACGAGGTCGACGGGGCCCACGACCCGACCGACGTGAACCGCACGAAGACGTGGGTCGAACTCGAGATAGAGGAGGCCTACATCCACTGTGCGAAACACGTTCCACGGCTATCGATCGAGGAGTTCGACCCGCCGTGGGGCACCGACGATCCGAGCGCCAAACGGACCGGGTTCTTCGCCGACATCGACTGA